The following is a genomic window from Nocardioides thalensis.
TCCAGCACGGCGCCGCGGATGCGGGTGGCGGCGTACCGCTCGAACGGCACGCCGCGCTCTGCGTCGTACGCCCGGGCCGCCTGCACCAGGGCGGTGAAGCCCGCCGAGGTGAGGTCGTCCCGGCTCACGTGCGAGGGGACGCGGCCCATCGTCTCGCGGACGATGTGGCCGACCAGCGGCATGTGGCTGGTGATGAGGGCGTCGAGGTCCGCGGCGGGGGAAGAAGTGCTGGTCACGAGCCGGAACGCTGCCTGCGCGTCAACGACCGTTCGGGGCCTTTCGGGGGAGTCGGGCCCTGGTCCCAGCAAAGTCGGGACCCTGGTCCCGTTAGGTCCTAATTGGTCGCGGTCCGAATTGACTAGAGGGCGTTGACCGGCAGCGGGATGGAATGCCAGGAGATTCGGTGCCGATCCCTCAGGTCGGATGTTTCCCGGGCGATGGACAACGGCAAGAGCCCCGGACCGCGGGGTGCATTTCCGGGAGGAAGCCCAGTGGACAGGCTGTCGCAGATCCTGTGGCGGGAGCGCGAGCTGCTCGAGCTGCTCTCCTTCAAGCTCGAGGTCGAGCGTGTGCTGCTCGCCAGCGGCCGGACCCGCTGGCTCAACCAGGCGACCCGCGAGATCGAGGACGTCCTGAGCACGATGCGCGAGTCGGAGCTGATGCGCGCCGTCGCCGCCGACGCGGCCGCTGAGGAGCTGGGCCTGGAGCCCAACCCCTCGCTCGGTGCGCTCGCCGAGGCCGCGCCCGAGCCCTGGCGCGCGATCCTCATCGAGCACCGCGACGCGTTGATCGCGCTCGCTCGCGAGATCGCCGAGCTCTCCGAGGAGAACAAGGAGCTGCTGTCGGCCGGCTACCGCGCCGCCCAGGAGACGCTGCTCGCCATGGGTGGCGGCGTCACCGAGGGCTACACCCCGTCGGGCTCCGCGGTCGTCGGAGCCCGCACCCGACTCGTCGACCA
Proteins encoded in this region:
- a CDS encoding flagellar protein FlgN is translated as MDRLSQILWRERELLELLSFKLEVERVLLASGRTRWLNQATREIEDVLSTMRESELMRAVAADAAAEELGLEPNPSLGALAEAAPEPWRAILIEHRDALIALAREIAELSEENKELLSAGYRAAQETLLAMGGGVTEGYTPSGSAVVGARTRLVDQAL